In Pedobacter sp. SL55, the following proteins share a genomic window:
- a CDS encoding DUF1343 domain-containing protein, whose protein sequence is MNKSTVLLKLFLIAFAFTACGQSSKKTQKTNPNIVKNQTSTQFKTGAEQTEIYLPLLKGKRVGMVVNPTSIIGTTTTVDSLLKRGVKIVKIFGPEHGFRGNASAGVHVGNEIDAKTGIKVVSLYGKQSTPSKENLADVDVMIFDIQDVGVRFYTYINTLQRVMEACAANGKEVMILDRPNPNGFVIDGPILDLQFKSGIGFQPIPVAHGLTVGEYAQMLNGEGWLKNKLKCKITVIKNANYSHDMPYELPVAPSPNLNTPQSILLYPSTCLFEGVYMNLGRGTQFPFTVLGAPYYKGIYEFSFKPVGIKGMAETPLFKDEVCYGIDLRNYDTSIFRKTRQINIQWVMELYKASPKKETFFDSKLSNQLLPIERLIGVADFRQQIINGKSETEIRASWEPGLSKYKEMRKKYLLYN, encoded by the coding sequence ATGAACAAATCAACAGTACTTTTAAAGCTTTTCTTAATTGCATTTGCCTTTACCGCCTGCGGACAAAGCAGCAAAAAAACGCAGAAAACAAATCCAAACATCGTTAAAAACCAAACTTCAACACAGTTTAAAACTGGTGCCGAACAAACCGAAATTTATCTTCCGCTACTTAAAGGTAAACGCGTAGGTATGGTGGTTAACCCAACATCCATTATTGGCACAACAACAACTGTTGACAGTTTACTAAAACGCGGTGTAAAAATAGTAAAGATTTTTGGTCCAGAGCATGGTTTTAGAGGGAATGCTAGTGCAGGCGTTCATGTAGGTAATGAAATTGATGCAAAAACTGGCATTAAAGTGGTTTCATTGTATGGCAAACAAAGTACACCGAGCAAAGAAAACTTGGCAGATGTTGATGTAATGATATTTGACATACAGGATGTTGGCGTTCGTTTCTACACTTACATCAACACGTTACAACGTGTAATGGAAGCTTGTGCCGCCAACGGCAAGGAAGTAATGATTCTCGATAGACCGAATCCAAACGGTTTTGTAATTGATGGCCCCATCTTAGATCTACAGTTTAAATCGGGTATCGGCTTTCAACCTATACCGGTGGCGCACGGCTTAACCGTGGGCGAATATGCGCAAATGTTAAATGGCGAAGGTTGGTTAAAAAATAAACTGAAATGCAAAATTACCGTAATTAAAAATGCCAACTATAGCCATGATATGCCTTACGAATTGCCAGTTGCACCTTCTCCAAACCTAAACACGCCACAATCTATCTTATTGTACCCCAGCACTTGTTTGTTCGAGGGCGTTTATATGAACTTAGGAAGAGGCACGCAATTTCCTTTTACGGTTTTAGGCGCCCCATACTACAAAGGTATTTACGAATTTTCTTTTAAGCCGGTTGGCATTAAAGGAATGGCTGAAACTCCACTTTTTAAAGACGAGGTTTGCTACGGTATAGATTTAAGAAATTATGATACTTCGATTTTCAGAAAAACCAGGCAAATCAACATCCAATGGGTAATGGAACTTTATAAAGCCTCTCCTAAAAAAGAAACTTTCTTTGACTCGAAATTGAGCAACCAATTACTACCAATTGAAAGATTAATTGGCGTAGCCGATTTTAGGCAACAGATTATCAACGGTAAAAGCGAAACTGAAATTAGGGCAAGCTGGGAGCCAGGTTTGAGCAAGTACAAAGAAATGAGAAAGAAATATTTGCTATACAATTAG
- a CDS encoding OsmC family protein, producing the protein MPLKHLFKAMLNWQSNKNAEKRYTKNHTLSFEGKSDLQVSAAKAFKGDPSLHNPEDLLLSSLISCHMMSFLYVCSLHQINVIAYTDNAIGTLETDEKGSGRFVEVHLHPVVTIDNPEQIELVNALHQKANELCFIANSCNFKVLHTATCNVGKNLTRS; encoded by the coding sequence ATGCCATTAAAACACTTGTTCAAAGCCATGCTAAATTGGCAAAGCAACAAAAACGCGGAGAAAAGATATACTAAAAACCACACCCTTAGCTTTGAAGGTAAATCTGATTTGCAGGTATCAGCAGCCAAAGCTTTTAAAGGCGATCCAAGTTTGCACAACCCCGAAGATTTACTTTTAAGCAGCTTAATTTCTTGCCACATGATGTCGTTTCTTTATGTTTGTAGCTTACATCAAATCAATGTAATAGCTTATACAGACAATGCTATTGGCACTTTAGAAACCGACGAAAAAGGAAGTGGAAGATTTGTAGAAGTTCACTTACATCCAGTAGTTACCATTGATAATCCAGAGCAAATAGAACTAGTAAACGCTTTACACCAAAAAGCAAACGAACTATGCTTTATTGCAAACTCTTGTAACTTTAAAGTATTACATACTGCTACCTGCAACGTTGGTAAAAATTTAACTCGCTCTTAG
- the priA gene encoding replication restart helicase PriA, whose amino-acid sequence MDFAESDFLERETLFVEVVLPLSLAINYTYRVPFELSDLVAVGKRVVLQFGKHKIYTALVKRITKTPPEHYQAKYIIDVVDEHPVVTEKQFEFWNWITSYYLCNEGDVMAAALPTGLKLASETVLLLKDELPGELNLSDKEQIIFEVLHKQHRISIDEVAGLLGQKTVYPIVNALIAKEVIVAAEEVVDKYKPLLKSFVRLNDFYHEEANLRKLFEQLEKAPKQLDALLAYLKLSKDKGFVPKNQLIEESGSGQAALKALTDKEIFNIEKRPVSRLSSDGELFDINFELSEHQKEALAKVKQQFETKDVVLLHGVTAAGKTQLYIKLIEEAIAGGGQVLFLLPEIALTTQIVERIKLYFGNKIGVYHSKFNDNERVEIWNKVLEGTYQVVLGARSAVLLPFTDLKLIVVDEEHENSYKQYDPAPRYQARDAAIYLAYLHQAKVVLGSATPSLESYYNAKTDKYGLVELTERFGGVQLPLQEVVSIAEETKRKKMTSYFTSVLIDDIADALEKKEQVILFQNRRGYATILICATCGYAPKCVNCDVSLTYHKSSGKLHCHYCGYHQSSINVCPACGSVHVEQKGFGTERIEEELSLIFPDARIARLDLDSTRTKNGMQQIISDFQEKKNDILIGTQMVAKGLDFENVSLIGVINADTLLNFPDFRAFERSYQLLAQVAGRAGRRDKQGKVCIQAYADDHRIIKQVINNDYEQMYADELEERRQFNYPPFSRLIFINVKHKDANVLHIAAQTLASNLRGQLGKRVLGPEQPLVSRVRNYYIKQIILKIERTAAMQKVKTVLVDTIRDFNSQKEFKSVITQIDVDPY is encoded by the coding sequence ATGGATTTTGCGGAGTCGGATTTTTTGGAGCGAGAAACCTTGTTTGTAGAAGTGGTTTTGCCACTTTCTTTAGCTATAAACTATACTTATCGGGTGCCTTTTGAACTTAGCGACCTTGTTGCTGTGGGTAAACGGGTGGTGCTGCAGTTTGGTAAGCACAAAATTTATACGGCCTTGGTTAAGCGCATTACCAAAACTCCGCCAGAACACTACCAAGCAAAATATATTATCGATGTGGTAGACGAGCATCCGGTGGTTACCGAAAAACAATTTGAGTTTTGGAACTGGATTACCTCATACTACCTCTGTAACGAAGGCGACGTAATGGCTGCTGCTCTGCCAACAGGTTTAAAATTGGCAAGCGAAACAGTCTTGCTGCTAAAAGACGAACTGCCAGGCGAACTTAATTTGAGCGATAAAGAGCAAATTATTTTTGAAGTGCTGCATAAACAACATCGTATCAGTATTGATGAGGTAGCTGGCCTTTTGGGGCAAAAAACAGTTTATCCGATAGTTAATGCTTTAATTGCCAAAGAAGTAATTGTAGCTGCCGAAGAGGTGGTAGACAAGTACAAACCCTTGTTAAAGTCGTTTGTAAGGTTAAATGATTTCTACCACGAAGAGGCTAATTTGAGGAAATTGTTTGAACAATTGGAAAAAGCACCCAAGCAGTTAGATGCACTTTTAGCCTACCTGAAGTTAAGCAAAGACAAAGGGTTTGTACCTAAAAATCAACTCATAGAAGAAAGTGGAAGCGGCCAAGCGGCGTTAAAAGCTTTAACTGATAAGGAAATTTTTAACATCGAAAAAAGGCCTGTTAGCAGGCTAAGTAGTGACGGAGAGTTGTTTGATATCAACTTTGAGTTGAGCGAGCATCAAAAAGAGGCATTAGCAAAGGTTAAACAGCAGTTCGAGACCAAAGATGTGGTTTTGCTGCATGGTGTTACTGCTGCGGGTAAAACCCAACTTTACATCAAGCTTATTGAAGAGGCCATTGCCGGCGGAGGACAAGTGTTGTTTCTGCTTCCAGAAATTGCTTTAACTACGCAGATTGTCGAAAGAATAAAGCTCTACTTCGGGAATAAAATTGGCGTTTATCATTCTAAATTTAATGATAACGAGCGTGTAGAAATTTGGAACAAAGTGCTCGAAGGTACTTATCAGGTGGTGCTTGGAGCTAGATCTGCGGTGCTGTTGCCTTTTACAGATTTAAAATTGATTGTAGTAGATGAAGAGCACGAAAACTCTTACAAACAATATGACCCAGCGCCACGATATCAGGCTAGAGATGCGGCCATTTATTTAGCGTATCTGCACCAGGCCAAAGTTGTGTTAGGTTCTGCTACGCCATCTTTAGAAAGTTATTACAACGCCAAAACCGACAAATATGGGCTGGTAGAATTAACCGAACGTTTTGGTGGCGTACAATTGCCTTTGCAAGAAGTGGTAAGCATAGCTGAAGAAACGAAGCGTAAGAAAATGACATCCTATTTTACCAGTGTTTTGATTGATGACATTGCCGACGCTTTGGAAAAAAAGGAGCAGGTAATTTTGTTTCAAAACCGTAGGGGATATGCGACCATTTTAATTTGTGCTACCTGTGGCTATGCGCCAAAATGTGTGAATTGCGATGTAAGCTTAACCTACCACAAATCTAGCGGTAAATTACATTGTCACTATTGTGGCTATCATCAAAGCAGTATCAATGTTTGTCCGGCCTGTGGTTCTGTACATGTAGAGCAAAAAGGTTTTGGTACCGAGCGCATAGAAGAAGAGCTAAGTTTGATTTTCCCCGATGCGAGAATTGCCAGATTGGATTTAGACAGCACAAGAACCAAAAACGGGATGCAGCAAATTATCAGTGATTTCCAAGAGAAGAAAAACGATATCTTGATTGGAACCCAAATGGTAGCCAAAGGCTTGGATTTTGAAAATGTGAGCTTAATTGGGGTAATTAACGCAGATACGTTATTGAACTTCCCAGATTTTAGGGCTTTTGAACGAAGTTACCAGTTGTTGGCACAGGTTGCAGGTAGGGCAGGGCGAAGAGATAAACAAGGAAAGGTATGTATACAGGCTTATGCCGACGATCATCGTATCATTAAACAAGTAATTAATAACGATTACGAACAAATGTATGCTGATGAATTGGAAGAACGCAGACAGTTTAATTATCCGCCCTTTTCTAGGTTAATTTTCATTAACGTTAAACATAAAGATGCCAATGTGCTTCACATTGCTGCTCAAACTTTGGCTTCAAATCTTAGGGGGCAGTTAGGCAAAAGGGTTTTGGGGCCAGAGCAGCCTTTGGTTTCTAGGGTAAGGAATTACTATATCAAACAAATTATCCTTAAAATTGAACGTACCGCCGCTATGCAGAAAGTTAAAACGGTATTGGTAGATACCATAAGAGACTTCAATTCTCAGAAAGAATTTAAAAGTGTAATTACACAAATAGACGTAGATCCCTATTAG
- a CDS encoding DUF423 domain-containing protein encodes MNKRIILTAAFFGALAVILGAFGAHGLKSMVTPSQLETWQKGVEYQFYHTFAILYLSTFARYKNKLIGFSFLSFVLGIVFFSGSLYLLALKDAYHLSFAQVLGPITPIGGLFFILGWIFLFLAALKDK; translated from the coding sequence ATGAACAAAAGAATAATCTTAACTGCCGCTTTCTTTGGCGCTTTAGCCGTAATATTAGGTGCTTTTGGTGCCCATGGTTTAAAAAGCATGGTTACGCCAAGCCAGTTAGAAACTTGGCAAAAAGGGGTCGAATATCAGTTTTACCATACCTTTGCCATCTTATACTTGTCTACTTTTGCCCGTTATAAAAATAAGCTTATTGGCTTTTCTTTCTTGTCCTTCGTTTTGGGCATTGTCTTTTTTTCTGGGTCATTATATTTGTTAGCGCTTAAAGATGCTTATCATTTATCGTTTGCACAGGTGTTAGGCCCCATAACGCCTATTGGTGGTTTGTTTTTTATTTTAGGGTGGATTTTCTTGTTTTTAGCAGCATTAAAAGATAAATAG
- a CDS encoding protein-L-isoaspartate(D-aspartate) O-methyltransferase gives MAYKFVDNYREKGARKKLVEILKERGISDAKVLRAIGKVPRHFFFDETFWNQAYRDIAFPIGDGQTISQPYTVAYQTELLHIQKGDKVLEIGTGSGYQTCILLELGANVFTIERQENLYARTIKVLPGMGYQANFFLGDGSKGIEAHAPYAKIIVTAGAPFVPEILLKQLKIGGILVIPVGDEKSQKMITVIRVSENEYDRIELDTFRFVPLVGDQAW, from the coding sequence ATGGCGTATAAGTTTGTAGATAATTACAGAGAAAAGGGAGCAAGAAAAAAACTTGTAGAAATCTTAAAAGAAAGAGGAATATCTGATGCTAAGGTACTTCGGGCAATCGGAAAAGTGCCTCGCCATTTCTTTTTTGATGAAACATTTTGGAACCAAGCTTATAGAGATATTGCTTTTCCTATTGGAGATGGACAAACCATTTCGCAACCTTACACAGTAGCTTACCAAACAGAATTGCTGCATATTCAAAAAGGCGATAAAGTGCTAGAAATTGGGACAGGCTCTGGCTACCAAACTTGTATATTGCTAGAATTGGGCGCCAATGTTTTTACTATTGAGCGGCAAGAAAACTTGTATGCCAGAACCATAAAAGTTTTGCCCGGAATGGGTTATCAAGCAAATTTCTTTTTAGGCGATGGCTCTAAAGGTATTGAAGCGCATGCGCCTTATGCAAAAATAATTGTAACTGCTGGTGCTCCTTTTGTGCCCGAAATCTTGTTGAAACAGTTAAAAATAGGAGGTATTTTAGTTATCCCAGTGGGAGACGAAAAATCTCAGAAGATGATTACCGTAATCCGCGTTAGCGAAAACGAATACGATAGAATAGAATTGGATACTTTTAGGTTTGTGCCGCTGGTTGGCGATCAGGCTTGGTAG
- a CDS encoding ABC transporter permease yields MNVAYFISRRISLKAERTFSKLIVRIAIAGVMLSLAVMILSVAIIKGFKTEIQDKVRGFVGDIQIYRYDLNGSFEKSPFIPNDTTINNLNNNKEIAAYYPFATKPAIIVANGQVEGINFKGIDKTYNWDYIKKHLASGSVIDFADNAKSAQQILISDFTAKRLMLKTGDSFIMHFVQNPPRKRKMTIVGIYHIGIENLDKSFVIGDLALIRRLNNWQASETGGIEVRIKDFKLLKPVADDVYSSLELKLRSRSVQESTPEIFTWLSLLDVNTNVILTLMLIVGLINMITALLIMILERTNMIGILKAMGMPNTSMMKIFLYNAIYLVSLGLLLGNILGLGLCYLQQYTHLFKLDQTNYYLDYVPIEVHFTDVLLLNLATILICALVLIIPSMLVSRISPLKAIRFK; encoded by the coding sequence TTGAATGTAGCCTATTTCATATCGAGACGTATTTCATTAAAGGCCGAAAGAACCTTTTCTAAGTTAATTGTACGTATTGCTATTGCTGGCGTAATGCTAAGTTTGGCGGTAATGATACTTTCGGTAGCCATTATTAAGGGCTTTAAAACCGAAATACAAGACAAGGTTAGAGGTTTTGTTGGCGATATCCAGATTTACCGTTATGATTTGAATGGTTCGTTTGAAAAATCCCCTTTTATACCTAACGATACCACCATAAACAATCTTAACAACAATAAGGAAATTGCCGCCTATTATCCTTTTGCAACTAAACCGGCCATTATTGTGGCCAATGGCCAAGTAGAAGGTATAAATTTTAAAGGCATAGACAAAACATATAACTGGGATTATATTAAAAAGCACTTGGCAAGTGGTAGCGTAATTGATTTTGCTGACAATGCTAAATCTGCCCAACAGATACTCATTTCTGATTTTACAGCCAAACGATTGATGCTCAAAACTGGAGATAGTTTTATCATGCATTTTGTGCAAAATCCGCCTAGAAAGAGAAAAATGACCATTGTAGGCATTTATCATATTGGTATCGAAAACTTAGATAAAAGCTTTGTAATAGGAGATTTAGCGCTAATTAGGCGTTTGAACAATTGGCAAGCAAGTGAAACTGGTGGCATTGAAGTGCGTATCAAAGATTTTAAACTTTTAAAGCCCGTGGCCGACGATGTTTATAGTAGCTTAGAACTGAAGCTAAGGTCTCGGTCGGTACAGGAAAGTACACCAGAAATATTTACGTGGCTATCTCTATTGGATGTAAATACCAACGTAATTTTAACACTTATGTTAATTGTTGGCCTAATTAACATGATTACGGCATTGCTGATTATGATTTTAGAGCGCACCAATATGATTGGTATTTTAAAAGCAATGGGAATGCCGAATACCAGTATGATGAAGATTTTTCTTTACAATGCCATTTATCTGGTTAGTTTAGGGCTTTTGCTGGGTAATATTTTGGGTCTTGGTCTTTGTTATTTGCAGCAATACACCCATTTATTTAAGCTAGACCAAACCAACTATTACTTAGATTATGTGCCCATTGAGGTGCATTTTACCGATGTGCTGCTTTTGAATTTAGCCACCATATTAATTTGTGCTCTTGTTTTAATTATTCCTTCTATGTTGGTAAGCAGGATAAGTCCGCTGAAAGCGATAAGGTTTAAGTAA
- a CDS encoding exopolyphosphatase, which translates to MKIAAIDLGTNTFHLIIAEQTASELKIIYKTNQPIKLGEDITKENKIIPAAFERGVNCLKDFKASLDEYNITKIRAVATSGVRSASNGQVFINTVKKETGITIDIIDGEEEANLIYEGVKLSGAIQGKSLIMDIGGGSTEFIFCDENGYYWKKSFDIGAARLMQKFFKSDPISNTDQESINQHLKDTLTELIAFGKEFGATTLIGSAGAFETYAEVIDPTIAIREMAKAPIAIDAYHQLSKKLIGSTHQERATMPNLISLRVDMIVMASIITDYVLAELNLLQITLSTYDLKMGVLQTIK; encoded by the coding sequence ATGAAAATAGCTGCCATAGATCTTGGAACTAATACCTTTCATCTCATCATTGCTGAGCAAACTGCAAGTGAGCTGAAAATCATCTACAAAACCAATCAACCTATAAAACTAGGCGAAGATATCACTAAAGAAAATAAGATTATTCCTGCTGCATTTGAACGTGGTGTGAATTGCCTGAAAGATTTTAAGGCAAGCTTAGATGAGTACAACATAACCAAAATTAGAGCAGTTGCCACTTCGGGCGTTCGCAGCGCTAGCAATGGCCAAGTTTTCATCAACACCGTAAAAAAAGAAACCGGAATTACCATCGATATTATTGATGGAGAAGAAGAAGCAAACCTCATTTACGAAGGCGTAAAGCTAAGCGGTGCTATCCAAGGTAAATCGCTAATTATGGACATTGGTGGCGGCAGTACCGAATTTATTTTTTGTGACGAAAATGGATATTACTGGAAAAAGAGCTTCGATATTGGCGCTGCTAGATTGATGCAAAAATTTTTCAAGTCAGACCCAATTAGCAATACTGACCAAGAAAGCATTAACCAACATTTAAAAGATACGTTAACAGAACTTATCGCTTTTGGAAAAGAATTTGGAGCTACCACTTTAATTGGTTCTGCTGGTGCTTTTGAAACTTATGCCGAAGTAATAGATCCAACTATAGCTATTCGTGAAATGGCTAAGGCCCCCATAGCTATTGATGCTTATCATCAACTAAGTAAAAAACTGATTGGCTCAACACATCAAGAGCGAGCAACAATGCCAAACCTCATTTCATTACGGGTAGATATGATTGTAATGGCATCCATCATTACCGATTATGTTTTGGCAGAACTTAACTTACTGCAAATTACTTTATCTACTTACGATTTGAAAATGGGTGTGTTACAAACAATTAAATAG